The following are encoded in a window of Peromyscus leucopus breed LL Stock chromosome X, UCI_PerLeu_2.1, whole genome shotgun sequence genomic DNA:
- the LOC114702924 gene encoding FANCD2 opposite strand protein-like, protein MERYQLWSPWTPLDENLRWLRHTTPTLSSKHPFRVSPCFPKSPSDFEVQQCFQEVSVVIDSPLMETGESPELPGQFPKQETTNKKNGLVRKPQPVRLIGVDSVFGRIITVQPPKWTGTFRVSDTSAFSKIISKEQQWPIGLKEPQIEMTMAMCKQMLRSILLLYATYKKCTFALQHSQ, encoded by the coding sequence ATGGAAAGATACCAACTCTGGTCACCATGGACCCCACTGGATGAGAACTTGCGATGGCTGCGGCACACAACACCTACCCTTTCCTCCAAACACCCGTTTAGGGTTTCTCCTTGTTTCCCAAAGAGCCCTTCTGACTTTGAAGTACAACAGTGCTTTCAGGAAGTCTCTGTAGTCATAGACAGCCCACTGATGGAAACTGGAGAGAGCCCGGAGTTACCTGGCCAATTCCCAAAGCAGGAGACCACCAACAAGAAGAATGGATTGGTTAGGAAGCCCCAGCCCGTCCGCCTCATTGGAGTGGATTCTGTCTTTGGCAGGATTATTACAGTCCAGCCACCCAAGTGGACTGGAACCTTCAGAGTTTCAGACACATCAGCCTTCAGCAAAATTATCAGCAAGGAACAACAGTGGCCCATTGGTCTAAAGGAGCCTCAGATTGAGATGACCATGGCTATGTGTAAACAGATGCTACGCTCGATCCTCCTTCTATATGCGACATACAAAAAGTGCACCTTTGCCCTGCAACACTCCCAGTAA